The DNA region TGTATAATTGAATACGGTTTTGACGAGGTGTAGAAAAGAGTGAAACCAATAATATAGTACTGTAAAAGTGAGGAATAATAAGAATCAAAGTACGTCAGAAATACTTGTGCACTCATGCAAACACATTATCAGTACATTCTCTGCTAGGTCTCAGTGTTCTGTTGTAAGGGGTAGAAGCTCAAAGACTTTCCAAGTGTGTATTATACGCCTGTTTTGTGGCAAGTGGAATTGCAATGTCATGCAGATACTAttatcagggagttgttattgttatctaataacaactccctgctattatatagtaaataattaataatctgCTAGTCATGACGTCAGTTCTGTCGTTAAGTAACTTAAACGTTTTCTAACCctttctattattattgttgtagtGAATTAGTGAACTTGATCTTGTTCTACTAATTATTAATCACATAACTAATTTCTCTACAGGCACATGATGAGCAATTAGCATTTACTCACTAATAATCACCTTTTCTGTAGATTTCCTGTGTTTGCAAACAGTTTAAtcatactattatttatttggaacaaaacttttttaaagTGGCACAcacatacaaattaaaaaatttaaacaacacaattacttttttttttaaactataaaaaaacaatggaaaataaaaactgaaactaaaACATTTGTCATATTTGATTAGAAACTAAAAACATAAACTAACTAATACAACTACTATTGTGCAACAGCAATGGAAAAgaaaacacacattttaaaataaaaccgTTCAAAGTTGTGATAGAATTGCATTTCTTAGTTTCCAGGCATGGCTTGTGAACATTTTACAATAACTTTCAAACACAgcataaatcttttttttaattattattttaatatttttatgaaataacgTGCTTCTATTTAGGTAATTTCTCAACATACACTTTATACACCCGATTCTCTATAAAATTCCTCCAAAGGAATTGGTAATAACATCAGATGCATTTCTTGTATTTCTCCTATTATTACATACCGCCCTTAACTACCTAACCTTACATTGATACAGGTGGTACCACGTGTGATACGCTGTATCACTATCCTATGAGCAATGTGGATACAGCACATGCACTAGAATCGGGTAGGCCTAACATACGAGTTCTGATATCTATGTTGTTCCTACTATCTTCCTTCAGGCAAAATGTATGAGTTAATTatacctaggcctactgtatacgtATTCCATTCGCCCTGTGACGAGAAAATTATTAATAGTTCTAAACTTTATTTCGAACGAATTGGTGTGAAGTTTGTGTACCCATGAATTTACCAAAGGAGAGGTTCTGTATTTCGTTTGTgtatggcataggcctacacatgtaATTTTTTTCCAAATAGGCCTAATTCTATTGGGTTTTTCTAATGCTTCAAAAATAGATTTAATTgcggaaattcatgttttttaaaagcttaacatttttgtttttttttaaacctattaatattaattttaaggCGCTATACATATTTATCCAAACTGAAATACATCGTGTTTATCTTAAATTAACTCCAATATTGGCCTATGCTTTAATATAAATGGCTTGATTGATATATGAATTAGTTCCGATTTGGATTGACCCACTCTAGATCTAGTTCTGGTCACGAATGCTTCTTTTGTTGAggaatgatataataatatattatgaaCTGAATTAGGATTGAGTGTCGTCAGGACTATCGATCGCTTAGCGCGAGTTCTTTTATGTTGGAGATTAGATTTTTCACCAAACGAGTACAAAGAGAAGAATAGCGAGGTATGCTGACGTAGATTGTTTCTATTCAGAAACACTGCAGTACAGATACAATTCATAGACGCTATTTGATTTACTCGCTGCTGCAGATCTGAAACtcactattaggcctatatgcgACGGTAGTGTGAACGTATTTCGATGCTGGAACGGTACCGGATCGTCGCCCGTTCGTCGGGGAAATAAACGTAGGCCTACGGTAAATAAATGATGTCTTTCTGGAAGTAAATATCTCATTAAAATCACGGTTCAAATCAAATTGTGCTATACAGATGGTTGTTGAGCTTTACTATCACAACAGCAGGCGAAtcataaattaattatcaataattCAGTTCGTCTAAGTATTGGATGGATATTTCAATTGGTTGTCGCGGTAATTGAGCGCTTTGCGTTTTGCTGCGGAATCAGATGTACACTGTAAATGTTCTATGCTATTACAGGCCTAGGTaggcaagtaggcctatatgagagTATTCATATTAATGAGTCGTATTCTATTCGTCTGTTATTCTAAACGGAGATCAAGTAGTTTGTGTGTgtctattttgtatttttctacGCCATGAGTTCCGCAATCATTTTACCGATTATTTACGAACGACAAATGAGACGGACTAACAGGAGAGAATTATTTGTAAAGCGATTCACTAGCGGATGTGTAGTCATTGCTACCTTGTTCATAGTCGTGGGCCTGAGCAGTGCGACATGGTATATGACTATTCTTGGAACACTTATATTGATGGTTGTAGGCTTAAGCGGATTTTGCATGAAATACTGTGATAGAACGTCTGCTAATCGTGCTGCTGGGAGGCGAGCCATCTCAATAAGTTCACGCATATCGTCCCGGTCATTAAGATATCCCCCAAACGGCGCCGTCGACGAAAACGATTTACCCCCTGCCTACGATAATATAGTATTTGATGAGCCATATACAAGGTGAGGAACCTGCATTTGTAGGTTTTAATAGTtatatataatctatttttttaatgatttgatACGAGCGAATTTAAGTAAAAGATAAAAGTGCGAATAAAGTGGCACGTGATTTATTTCAGTCATTCTTATATTATACGGTAATGCGACGATCATCGTTTATagtaaagcttgattcccattTGGACGCAACGAAGGGACGTAGCGCAACGAAAACGAGTTAACCAATTATAAGCAACTGTTCGAATATTGCATTCCTTGTGATTAGTcaagaaccaagcttaagatgTACAAAGATATCTACATCAGGGTGGGTTTTAAATGTAGTAAAACatcttgttttctttttttttaacaggtCATACCTTCCTCAAATAACCCCACCTCCACCTTATGAAGAAATATTCGATGCTGCAAATCAACGACCAGCGCAACATGCTGACCCTGTGCCAGCTTACTCAGCACCTCGATCTAGACCAGTGCCAACAACCA from Antedon mediterranea chromosome 2, ecAntMedi1.1, whole genome shotgun sequence includes:
- the LOC140040866 gene encoding uncharacterized protein gives rise to the protein MSSAIILPIIYERQMRRTNRRELFVKRFTSGCVVIATLFIVVGLSSATWYMTILGTLILMVVGLSGFCMKYCDRTSANRAAGRRAISISSRISSRSLRYPPNGAVDENDLPPAYDNIVFDEPYTRSYLPQITPPPPYEEIFDAANQRPAQHADPVPAYSAPRSRPVPTTIVVPRFSLNQYDRQSVCLSTAIGVTIVASNNHTQMTSDTVPPLDAFNYTHGDTAADTCTAVQRLPHEVIPDTQEVSPDDAQHTSRDVMSETSQRATHEITVQEQQTSPPEETESGATIQPEENGECVTSEPEDNGDCVTSEITTSNSIADTGDPNSPST